One Aspergillus oryzae RIB40 DNA, chromosome 2 genomic window carries:
- a CDS encoding VIT1/CCC1 transporter family protein (uncharacterized membrane protein): MSISSIRGLLSTYSPVSEFSPDLEKEYQLPLRNDSSSDLESSTEEAKPSRPKTEKADSKVIDGRLVSDAIIGLSDGMTVPFALTAGLSALGDTKVVVFGGMAELIAGAISMGLGGYLGAKSEEESYRATLKETESQTMTDPAGVTDTISDIFAPYDLPPHLVSELTRHLSTSPMLPSFLMNFHHTLQEPSGSRAFICALTIALGYFIGGFIPLLPYFFVGPNDAFIALRWSIATMVVALFLFGYGKTCFVSGWKGSRNVRRGLIGGLQMVLVGGVAAGSAMGLVKGFQLMASGGSDGGEH; this comes from the exons ATGTCAATTTCCTCCATCAGGGGCCTTCTCTCGACCTACTCCCCGGTCTCGGAATTCTCGCCGGACTTGGAGAAAGAATACCAACTGCCCCTTCGAAATGATTCGTCAAGCGACCTCGAGTCCTCAACCGAGGAGGCAAAGCCCAGTCGGCCAAAAACGGAGAAAGCGGACTCCAAAGTCATTGACGGTCGACTGGTGTCAGATGCCATTATCGGTCTTTCCGACGGTATGACGGTGCCGTTTGCTTTGACTGCGGGACTGTCTGCATTGGGAGATACAAAAGTGGTGGTATTTGGTGGAATGGCTGAACTCATTGCGGGTGCCATATCCATGGGTCTAGGAGGGTATCTGGGAGCAAAAAGCGAGGA GGAATCATACCGCGCAACACTGAAGGAGACTGAAAGTCAAACCATGACGGATCCCGCCGGGGTGACTGACACAATCTCCGATATCTTCGCTCCCTATGACCTTCCTCCCCATCTTGTCTCCGAACTCACAAGACATCTTTCGACCTCCCCGATGCTCCCGTCTTTCCTCATGAACTTCCATCATACTCTTCAAGAACCCTCCGGATCGCGCGCGTTTATCTGCGCTTTGACGATCGCCCTGGGCTATTTCATCGGTGGCTTCATCCCGTTACTTCCCTATTTTTTCGTTGGGCCGAATGATGCCTTCATTGCGCTGCGTTGGTCTATCGCTACTATGGTCGTGGCGCTGTTCTTGTTTGGATATGGCAAGACATGTTTCGTGAGCGGTTGGAAGGGCAGTCGCAATGTTCGACGCGGGCTCATAGGTGGTTTACAAATGGTCTTGGTTGGCGGTGTTGCAGCGGGATCTGCCATGGGTCTGGTCAAGGGTTTCCAATTAATGGCCTCTGGTGGTAGTGATGGTGGAGAGCACTAA
- a CDS encoding uncharacterized protein (phospholipase C): MQWTWALITALATATSALPHEARKDVWGQLRSNIKHVVYLMMENHSFSNIAGYWDFHPEIDNLRNRKYCNEYTNPNWTVWGEPLDICAGPYETEVPLEDPDHEFAGVTYQIYRKWNVTNDDVPNMGGFIERQSEKYQATPGESAFVIKAYDEKKSSTLAEIAQNFAFWDSYFAEHPGPTNPNRQFATSGSTCGFVDNAGQAAGFFNNVTGTTCATSIFEALSNKNISWKNYYETDIIDGWMYKWVQDNAIDNLAHASDFYRDLEEGTLPTFSYINPECCTIDSMHPKSNMAAGEQMIKHLYDAVRRSKYWDDVLIIINFDEHGGFADYVPPPVNVPRPEDGIAFDGESEGRPVTYDFTRLGVRVPAFIISPYIEPNTLIHNDGTNYANNSAYTHTSMLHFLQELWELKGLNNRVQWAKTFEHVFSDTKREDTPKTLSTPIWYGDSWEPKPEPFYLLNQNEDYYANRP, from the exons ATGCAGTGGACTTGGGCCTTGATTACAGCACTAGCAACAGCTACTTCAGCCTTACCTCATGAAGCCCGCAAAGATGTCTGGGGCCAGCTTCGGTCAAAC atCAAACATGTAGTTTACTTGATGATGGAGAACCATTCCTTTTCCAACATCGCCGGATATTGGGACTTTCATCCGGAGATTGACAACTTGCGCAATCGAAAATACTGCAACGAATATACTAACCCCAACTGGACAGTTTGGGGCGAACCTCTCGATATATGTGCCGGGCCCTACGAGACGGAAGTGCCATTGGAAGACCCAGATCACGAGTTCGCCGGGGTGACCTATCAAATCTACCGGAAATGGAATGTAACAAATGACGACGTCCCCAACATGGGGGGCTTTATCGAACGCCAGTCAGAGAAATACCAGGCTACCCCAGGAGAATCGGCGTTTGTCATCAAGGCATACGATGAGAAGAAATCCTCGACGCTTGCAGAGATTGCCCAGAATTTCGCGTTCTGGGATTCCTAT TTTGCGGAACACCCTGGACCTACCAATCCGAACCGTCAATTTGCTACGTCGGGCTCGACTTGTGGATTCGTGGATAATGCAGGCCAAGCCGCAGGGTTCTTCAATAACGTAACGGGAACGACCTGTGCGACGTCAATCTTCGAAGCGCTTAGCAACAAGAACATTAGTTGGAAAAAT TATTACGAAACGGATATTATCGATGGATGGATGTACAAG TGGGTTCAAGACAATGCGATAGACAATCTAGCCCACGCCAGTGACTTCTACCGTGATCTTGAGGAGGGCACATTGCCCACATTCTCCTACATCAACCCCGAATGCTGCACCATAGATTCGATGCATCCGAAGAGCAACATGGCAGCTGGTGAACAAATGATCAAGCACCTATACGATGCTGTCCGGAGATCTAAGTATTGGGATGATGT CCTGATCATCATTAACTTCGATGAGCACGGAGGCTTTGCAGACTATGTACCGCCACCTGTCAACGTTCCCCGGCCTGAAGATGGCATCGCGTTCGACGGAGAATCAGAAGGCCGCCCGGTTACATATGACTTCACTCGTCTTGGTGTGCGCGTTCCTGCGTTCATTATCTCGCCATACATCGAACCAAACACCCTCATTCACAACGACGGCACCAACTACGCCAACAACTCCGCGTACACCCACACGTCCATGCTGCATTTCCTGCAGGAGCTTTGGGAACTGAAGGGGCTCAATAATCGCGTGCAGTGGGCCAAGACCTTTGAGCATGTCTTCTCGGACACCAAGCGCGAGGACACGCCGAAGACGCTCAGCACACCTATATGGTACGGCGACAGCTGGGAGCCCAAGCCCGAGCCGTTCTATCTGTTGAATCAGAACGAGGATTACTATGCCAACCGGCCATGA
- a CDS encoding carbohydrate-binding module family 48 protein (predicted protein) produces the protein MAGVAPDSTTAALAGEVPKETRRDILGDAAFSSTAPGSTTAELAKHAPFEQRANVPGTFPATPGSEVEQFSVNPIPASSGLGNPIKLKPGEKVPDPSTFNTNTIHSTARTDQAGYEANASHPLTGSQSKDTSAFAVPPVSNNMIPESSLPMGQASQGSYDPATIQSAAPTSTTAALAGAVPLESHKRQTDSGSGAPAGDVPEVVRHSMSEAHADPEAAAIKEAVGEKKEMEHELQQKVPVDESRGTPAPTTGVTAAATETAPQATISHPDSAQLSPRATTPTTRPDTTSEAGPTVTTGPETTKTSEVSGPGSGSAAATAGNTGASATKTAEPTHPQNTSVGGTNGRSSTPPKDTSRKDSGSSSGTPSQKKKRNRASAFFHKLKEKLT, from the coding sequence ATGGCTGGCGTAGCCCCTGATTCTACAACGGCTGCACTGGCTGGCGAAGTCCCCAAAGAGACTCGCAGGGATATCCTGGGCGACGCTGCCTTCTCGTCCACCGCTCCTGGATCGACTACAGCAGAGCTCGCCAAACATGCCCCTTTCGAGCAGCGAGCGAATGTGCCTGGGACGTTCCCAGCGACCCCAGGATCGGAAGTTGAGCAGTTCTCTGTGAATCCTATCCCTGCCTCGAGTGGCCTGGGCAACCCAATCAAGCTAAAGCCAGGAGAGAAGGTGCCTGACCCGAGCACATTCAATACCAACACAATCCACTCTACAGCCCGGACAGATCAAGCCGGATACGAAGCGAATGCCAGCCATCCATTGACTGGGAGCCAATCTAAAGACACCAGCGCATTTGCTGTTCCCCCAGTCTCGAATAATATGATCCCTGAATCTAGCCTTCCCATGGGCCAGGCCAGTCAGGGTTCTTACGACCCTGCCACTATTCAGTCCGCAGCGCCCACATCTACTACTGCAGCTCTTGCCGGTGCTGTTCCCCTTGAATCTCACAAAAGACAGACCGATAGTGGTTCTGGTGCACCTGCGGGTGATGTTCCGGAAGTGGTGAGGCACTCGATGTCCGAGGCTCACGCAGATCCTGAAGCAGCTGCTATCAAGGAGGCTgtcggagaaaagaaagagatggagcATGAGCTTCAGCAGAAAGTCCCGGTTGACGAATCGAGAGGCACGCCAGCGCCCACTACTGGTGTCACTGCTGCAGCCACTGAAACTGCTCCCCAAGCGACCATATCACACCCTGATTCGGCACAGCTATCGCCGCGGGCGACAACCCCAACGACGAGGCCTGATACGACTTCCGAAGCGGGGCCAACTGTCACGACTGGCCCTGAGACTACTAAGACATCTGAGGTGTCGGGACCTGGTAGTGGCTCAGCTGCCGCAACGGCTGGTAATACTGGAGCGAGTGCAACCAAGACTGCCGAGCCGACACATCCTCAAAACACGAGCGTAGGGGGAACGAATGGTCGGTCGAGTACTCCACCCAAGGACACGTCGCGCAAGGACTCAGGATCTTCGAGTGGCACCCCAtcccagaagaaaaagaggaacCGTGCCAGTGCGTTCTTCCATAAGCTCAAGGAGAAACTCACCTGA